The following are from one region of the Silene latifolia isolate original U9 population chromosome 9, ASM4854445v1, whole genome shotgun sequence genome:
- the LOC141602504 gene encoding DNA replication licensing factor MCM5-like: MGLSHIATENHVQEAIRLFTVATMDAARSGINQLMNPTPEMANEIKQAEVHIKRRIGIGSHISERRLIDDLTRMGMNESIVRRALVVMHLRDEVEYKRERRVIVRK, translated from the exons ATGGGATT GTCACATATAGCAACAGAAAATCACGTACAAGAGGCTATACGGCTCTTCACTGTTGCGACAATGGATGCTGCGCGCTCTGGAATTAATCAGCTAATGAATCCAACTCCTGAAATGGCAAATGAGATAAAG CAAGCGGAAGTGCATATTAAGAGAAGGATAGGAATAGGGAGCCACATATCAGAAAGACGACTTATAGATGATCTAACCAGAATGGGGATGAATGAATCCATTGTAAGAAGAGCGCTCGTGGTAATGCACCTCAGAGATGAAGTTGAGTACAAAAGAGAAAGGCGTGTTATTGTTCgtaaataa